A genomic window from Variovorax paradoxus includes:
- a CDS encoding ribonuclease P protein component, giving the protein MQRLKTRAQFQAVLAGATVARTAHFALHRCALDLASSAQPLFASDDVWLGAMVPKRWARRAVTRNAIKRQIYAVSAAPGVALPRAAHVVRLRAGFDRKEFVSATSDKLKAAVRAELQQLLARAARTPAAPAAPSSSP; this is encoded by the coding sequence ATGCAGCGGCTCAAGACCCGCGCGCAATTCCAGGCCGTCCTCGCAGGTGCCACCGTGGCGCGCACTGCTCATTTCGCATTGCATCGCTGTGCGCTCGATCTCGCATCGAGCGCACAGCCGTTGTTCGCGTCCGACGATGTCTGGCTGGGTGCCATGGTGCCCAAGCGCTGGGCGCGTCGTGCTGTCACGCGCAATGCCATCAAGCGTCAGATCTACGCCGTGAGTGCTGCTCCCGGCGTCGCCTTGCCGCGTGCTGCGCACGTGGTGCGCCTGCGCGCCGGTTTCGACCGCAAGGAATTCGTGAGCGCCACCTCGGACAAGCTCAAGGCCGCCGTGCGCGCCGAGCTCCAGCAACTGCTGGCGCGGGCTGCGCGCACTCCCGCGGCGCCTGCGGCACCTTCTTCTTCGCCATGA
- the rpmH gene encoding 50S ribosomal protein L34, producing MKRTYQASKVRRARTHGFLVRMKTRGGRAVINARRAKGRKRLAV from the coding sequence ATGAAACGCACATACCAAGCATCCAAAGTCCGCCGCGCCCGTACCCACGGCTTCCTGGTCCGCATGAAGACCCGCGGCGGCCGTGCCGTCATCAACGCACGCCGCGCCAAGGGCCGCAAGCGCCTGGCCGTCTGA
- the yidD gene encoding membrane protein insertion efficiency factor YidD, producing the protein MKRLLIGLVKAYRLLLSPWLGQSCRFTPTCSVYSIEALEVHGALKGSYLTLHRIARCQPWCQGGHDPVPPKSQRRTDKSGSLFSSLLSSDKKSSS; encoded by the coding sequence ATGAAACGCCTGCTGATCGGCCTCGTGAAGGCCTACCGTCTGCTGCTGAGCCCCTGGCTCGGCCAGTCGTGCCGCTTCACGCCGACCTGCTCCGTGTATTCGATCGAGGCGCTCGAGGTGCATGGCGCGCTCAAGGGCAGCTACCTGACTCTGCACCGCATCGCGCGCTGCCAGCCCTGGTGCCAGGGCGGCCACGATCCGGTTCCACCGAAATCTCAGCGTCGCACTGACAAGTCAGGATCGCTGTTTTCGTCTCTTCTCTCCTCCGACAAGAAGTCTTCGTCATGA